A region from the Desulfomarina profundi genome encodes:
- a CDS encoding response regulator, which produces MKRVLVVDDEEDMLWMLQRNLSKSMEHVEILAAKSGEEALALLSDNPTDLVLTDINMPGMSGLELLIEINNRHPETGVIIMTAYPSNSYENEAMMSGSLRFIEKPFDIKELRSIIEEVLQENEGFQGTVDGVDLMDIVQFNGLSRATAALKVTTGEQEGMIFFKDGSVVHAMCDERSGEEAFFTILQFNGGTLQNIKGVQPPMVSIDKSLEALLFEAAVQNDETTAPEVSGENTDDTQQPPHETESEGEDSQSPPEDNDITFREVEDENSDSAEEQPEISAEDFEMTEIQEILAEFTNIEGVHTACLVGRDGFLLDSLARAGIDAEMIGAIASSGFGSAESMGNQLGQGDLQMTMFEFENGPVLFAPVGSEAFLVIVADQDTNLGWIRISIRKNSRKIQEAASL; this is translated from the coding sequence ATGAAAAGAGTACTGGTCGTTGATGATGAAGAAGATATGCTCTGGATGCTGCAGAGAAACCTGAGCAAATCGATGGAACATGTTGAAATCCTGGCCGCAAAATCGGGCGAGGAGGCACTGGCTCTTTTAAGCGATAACCCGACGGACCTTGTTCTCACGGATATCAATATGCCGGGAATGAGCGGTCTGGAATTGTTGATCGAGATCAACAACCGTCATCCGGAAACCGGTGTTATCATCATGACCGCTTACCCTTCAAACAGCTACGAAAACGAAGCGATGATGAGCGGCAGCCTGAGATTTATCGAAAAACCTTTTGATATCAAGGAACTTCGTTCAATCATAGAAGAAGTTCTCCAGGAAAATGAAGGTTTCCAGGGTACTGTTGACGGGGTTGACCTGATGGATATTGTCCAGTTCAACGGGCTCTCCAGGGCAACGGCAGCACTCAAGGTAACCACCGGGGAACAGGAAGGTATGATTTTTTTCAAAGATGGCAGTGTGGTCCATGCCATGTGTGACGAGCGCAGTGGGGAGGAGGCGTTCTTTACCATCCTTCAGTTCAACGGCGGCACTCTCCAGAATATCAAGGGTGTTCAGCCCCCCATGGTCAGTATTGATAAGTCCCTTGAAGCCCTGCTCTTTGAGGCGGCCGTCCAGAATGATGAAACTACAGCCCCCGAGGTATCCGGCGAAAACACAGACGATACACAACAACCACCCCATGAAACTGAATCCGAAGGTGAAGACTCCCAGTCTCCCCCTGAAGACAATGACATCACTTTCAGGGAGGTGGAAGATGAAAACAGTGACAGCGCAGAAGAACAACCAGAAATTTCAGCAGAGGATTTTGAAATGACAGAGATTCAGGAAATATTAGCAGAATTCACCAATATCGAAGGCGTACATACAGCCTGCCTTGTCGGCCGTGACGGCTTTCTTCTGGACAGCCTGGCACGGGCAGGAATTGACGCGGAAATGATTGGCGCAATTGCCTCTTCCGGTTTTGGCTCTGCAGAGTCCATGGGGAATCAACTTGGCCAGGGAGACCTGCAGATGACCATGTTTGAATTCGAGAACGGTCCGGTTCTTTTTGCGCCGGTGGGCAGTGAAGCCTTTCTGGTTATCGTTGCTGATCAGGATACCAACCTGGGCTGGATCAGAATCAGTATCAGGAAGAACTCCAGGAAAATCCAGGAGGCGGCATCCCTTTAG
- a CDS encoding DUF4384 domain-containing protein, with the protein MRFRQIKIVLKTVLFFFVSLGAVNSFALPTFQMAADSLLQGVQAGKVIGFVDLSGSNGEASKLAVEIFQELEPILIREGINRQLTFIERRDLKLIFDEWALDSFSKTGDAGARTILGADYIITGKAKISGDFVQCSLKLIQLDNGRILAAAEGYVKARPHYYQWEQLPVEQEKQIRQQVSEEGVSSDGKLHFWTDKKRYLPGDEIIIFFKVSEPLYVKIIDVTPDGKVTTIYPNIFQPGVLCSPGRVYTIPPDKAQFKLEVTPPAGIDRIKALASPDPFPDDQGQKTRGVRFTRAIVGAAPIRAALSFEIAD; encoded by the coding sequence ATGAGATTTCGTCAAATAAAGATTGTGCTCAAGACAGTTCTGTTTTTTTTCGTGTCACTGGGAGCTGTGAACAGTTTTGCATTACCGACTTTTCAAATGGCGGCCGACAGTCTTCTCCAGGGTGTGCAGGCCGGCAAGGTCATCGGTTTTGTTGATCTTTCCGGCAGTAATGGAGAGGCTTCAAAACTGGCCGTGGAGATCTTTCAGGAATTGGAACCGATCCTTATCAGGGAAGGTATCAACAGGCAGTTGACGTTTATCGAGAGAAGGGATCTGAAATTGATTTTTGATGAATGGGCTCTCGATTCATTCAGCAAAACAGGGGACGCTGGAGCCCGGACAATTCTTGGTGCCGATTATATAATTACAGGAAAAGCAAAAATATCCGGAGATTTTGTCCAGTGCAGCCTGAAACTGATTCAGCTTGATAATGGTCGGATACTGGCTGCCGCCGAAGGTTATGTGAAAGCCCGACCACACTATTACCAGTGGGAACAGTTGCCGGTTGAACAGGAAAAACAGATTCGTCAACAGGTCTCTGAAGAAGGTGTGAGCAGTGATGGGAAATTACACTTCTGGACGGATAAAAAACGTTATCTGCCCGGAGATGAAATCATAATATTTTTTAAAGTTTCCGAACCGCTTTATGTGAAAATTATTGATGTGACACCCGATGGAAAAGTGACGACGATTTACCCGAACATCTTCCAACCCGGAGTGCTCTGCTCGCCTGGTCGTGTCTACACTATTCCACCTGACAAAGCTCAGTTCAAACTGGAAGTTACTCCACCCGCAGGGATTGACAGGATCAAGGCCTTGGCCAGCCCTGATCCTTTTCCTGATGACCAGGGCCAGAAGACCCGAGGAGTTCGTTTCACCAGAGCCATTGTTGGAGCGGCTCCGATCAGAGCAGCCCTGTCTTTTGAGATTGCTGATTAA
- a CDS encoding VOC family protein has product MTNLDHLVIGASTVKEGVSYIKSVLNVDIPPGGKHSQMGTENHVMKLGNNTFLEVIAIDYGAVPPPFPRWFGLDDPFVREELKRSPRLLTWVINTDNLSAIRQKSKLELGNPVKLSRGDLEWSFSTPEDGHLLAGGMVPYVIQWHNRQSHPSERMEDKHCRLVNLEIHHPSPVWLKSILSSMEALSHVTIKPLPTESTPFLLGRILTPQGIVTLQSNHLIKY; this is encoded by the coding sequence ATGACCAACCTTGATCATCTGGTAATTGGTGCCTCCACGGTAAAAGAAGGAGTTTCCTATATCAAATCTGTATTAAACGTGGATATTCCTCCCGGTGGAAAGCACTCACAAATGGGCACAGAGAATCATGTCATGAAACTGGGGAACAACACGTTTTTAGAAGTGATAGCCATTGACTATGGAGCTGTCCCGCCACCCTTCCCCCGCTGGTTCGGCCTGGATGACCCATTTGTCAGAGAAGAACTGAAAAGATCACCCCGACTCCTGACATGGGTTATCAACACGGATAATCTTTCCGCAATACGGCAAAAATCAAAACTTGAACTCGGCAACCCTGTAAAACTCTCCCGTGGAGATCTGGAATGGTCATTCTCAACACCGGAAGACGGCCATCTGCTTGCAGGCGGCATGGTGCCTTATGTGATCCAGTGGCATAACAGACAATCCCATCCCTCCGAGAGGATGGAAGACAAACATTGTCGCCTGGTCAATCTTGAAATTCACCACCCGTCGCCGGTCTGGCTCAAAAGTATTCTTTCTTCCATGGAGGCCCTGTCCCATGTGACCATAAAACCTCTGCCAACGGAGTCTACTCCCTTTCTGCTCGGTCGTATCCTTACACCACAGGGAATTGTAACCCTACAAAGCAATCACCTGATCAAATATTGA
- a CDS encoding ABC transporter permease: protein MKNFFALKRVRSFFGDPSGMLGAAILLTFIIAAVFAPLIAPMDPYDLTSVDLANFLLEPSWMDNGVSAFPLGTDDQGRGILSTILYGLRTSLIVGGSVVTISSIIGIVLGMLGAYYGGILDAFIMRAADTVFSFSTTLLAVLLLGVFESRGVFTVILAICIADWVKYARTIRGSVLEIKEYPYVTAARSSGAGDFRILFRHILPNALPPIFVVMAVDMAVVIMLEATLSFLGVGVPLTEPSLGMMIAIGKNYIYAGMWWMVVFPGATLIAMVVGINLFADWLREELNPKL, encoded by the coding sequence ATGAAAAATTTCTTTGCACTCAAAAGGGTACGTTCGTTTTTTGGTGATCCGTCGGGGATGCTTGGCGCAGCTATTCTGCTCACCTTTATTATCGCAGCAGTTTTTGCGCCGCTCATCGCCCCCATGGATCCCTATGATCTTACATCTGTGGATCTGGCCAATTTTTTACTCGAACCGTCATGGATGGACAACGGGGTGTCCGCCTTTCCTTTGGGAACGGATGACCAGGGTCGGGGAATTCTTTCCACGATTCTTTACGGGTTGAGGACTTCGCTGATCGTCGGTGGGTCCGTTGTTACCATTTCAAGTATTATCGGTATTGTCCTGGGCATGCTTGGTGCCTATTACGGTGGCATCCTCGATGCCTTCATCATGCGGGCTGCCGATACCGTCTTTTCATTTTCCACTACCCTGCTTGCCGTTCTGCTTCTTGGGGTTTTCGAGAGCAGGGGGGTTTTCACCGTTATTCTCGCCATCTGTATTGCCGATTGGGTGAAGTACGCCCGGACCATACGGGGAAGTGTCCTTGAGATCAAGGAATATCCCTATGTAACTGCAGCAAGGTCCTCTGGGGCTGGGGATTTTCGTATTCTTTTCAGGCATATTCTGCCCAATGCTCTGCCACCGATTTTTGTGGTTATGGCGGTGGACATGGCAGTAGTTATCATGCTTGAGGCAACATTAAGCTTTCTTGGGGTGGGTGTTCCTCTTACGGAACCTTCCCTCGGAATGATGATCGCCATCGGAAAGAATTATATTTACGCGGGTATGTGGTGGATGGTCGTTTTTCCAGGTGCCACACTTATTGCCATGGTGGTTGGTATTAACCTCTTTGCTGACTGGCTACGGGAAGAGTTGAACCCGAAACTGTAG
- a CDS encoding roadblock/LC7 domain-containing protein, which translates to MIEKLQSLVGKMAMELPGILAAAVVTVDDGMSIAETVRDDNIEIAAASAYLASVVKSNSKAIKLLADDEVVDDILITTSQFHFIIRHKEEEPFFIFLMTTKEEWLGKARLLIQKYEEDFAGFVGAWEKSLE; encoded by the coding sequence ATGATTGAAAAACTGCAGAGCCTTGTCGGCAAAATGGCCATGGAGCTTCCCGGGATACTTGCCGCCGCAGTGGTTACAGTGGATGACGGTATGTCCATAGCTGAAACCGTGCGGGATGATAATATTGAAATAGCCGCTGCTTCTGCCTATCTTGCCTCAGTAGTCAAGTCCAATTCAAAGGCGATAAAACTGCTGGCGGATGATGAGGTTGTGGATGATATTCTGATCACAACCAGTCAGTTTCATTTTATCATCAGGCATAAGGAGGAAGAGCCGTTTTTTATTTTTCTTATGACTACGAAAGAAGAGTGGCTCGGAAAGGCCAGATTGTTGATACAGAAATACGAAGAAGATTTTGCCGGATTTGTGGGGGCGTGGGAAAAAAGTCTTGAATAA
- a CDS encoding flavodoxin domain-containing protein, with amino-acid sequence MKNVLIAYSSRTGTTKKMASYIAEGLRMAGQSVDLKSISAIENENDLEGYDGFVFGCPTYHKDMTNGMKQFLFKAEQAGLGGKIGGAFGSHTHSGESAPMIFDTMEHVFKMEMTNLGPLNLTEAMVGGDEGCKACQDYGRALGELLG; translated from the coding sequence ATGAAAAACGTACTTATTGCTTATTCAAGTCGGACGGGAACCACCAAGAAAATGGCCAGTTATATTGCTGAAGGATTGCGAATGGCGGGTCAGTCTGTCGACCTGAAAAGTATTTCTGCCATTGAAAATGAAAATGATCTTGAAGGTTATGACGGGTTCGTTTTTGGTTGTCCTACCTATCACAAGGATATGACAAATGGTATGAAACAGTTTTTGTTTAAAGCTGAGCAGGCCGGGCTTGGCGGGAAAATCGGTGGGGCATTCGGTTCACATACCCATAGTGGCGAGAGTGCACCGATGATTTTTGATACCATGGAACATGTGTTTAAAATGGAAATGACAAACTTGGGTCCTCTCAATCTCACTGAAGCAATGGTGGGGGGAGACGAGGGGTGCAAGGCGTGTCAGGATTATGGACGGGCCCTTGGAGAGTTGTTGGGTTGA
- a CDS encoding ABC transporter permease, which translates to MTTYLVKRLIQGMVVLVLVSTVCFAMFRFTGDPVLMLAGKYATQEEREQVRIAYGLDRPVYVQYATFLKGVMHGNFGKSYVSQIDALDMILERFPATFELAFTALFISFILGVGLGVVVSINPNGFFSRTIMAGSLFGISIPTFLIGILLVMFFSVYLDLLPSFGRGDTVQIGFWRTGLLTVSGLKHILLPALTLSGYQLAVLIRLTRAGMRETLSEEYIKTAWAKGLSPAKVILKHALRNVMIPVVTIAGLSFGELIAFSIVTETIFQWPGMGNLLLTSIFETDQPIIVTYIMLAACIILTINILVDLLYALLNPRIRYE; encoded by the coding sequence ATGACTACATATCTCGTTAAAAGATTGATACAGGGCATGGTTGTTCTCGTCCTGGTCTCCACTGTCTGTTTCGCCATGTTCCGCTTCACTGGGGATCCTGTGCTCATGCTGGCCGGGAAATATGCAACCCAGGAGGAGCGGGAGCAGGTGAGGATTGCCTATGGCCTTGACCGGCCTGTTTATGTGCAATATGCCACTTTTTTGAAAGGAGTGATGCACGGCAATTTCGGTAAATCCTATGTGAGTCAGATCGATGCCCTGGATATGATTCTGGAACGGTTTCCGGCAACCTTTGAGCTGGCTTTTACTGCTCTCTTCATCTCCTTTATTTTAGGTGTCGGGCTCGGGGTTGTTGTTTCCATTAATCCCAACGGTTTTTTCAGTCGGACAATCATGGCAGGATCGCTCTTTGGGATTTCGATACCGACGTTTCTAATCGGTATTCTGCTGGTGATGTTCTTTTCCGTTTATCTGGATCTTCTCCCTTCTTTCGGCCGTGGGGATACGGTACAGATAGGGTTCTGGCGGACTGGTCTGCTGACTGTGTCCGGCTTGAAACATATTCTGCTGCCAGCCCTTACACTTTCCGGCTATCAGCTGGCTGTTCTGATTCGTCTCACCAGGGCCGGAATGAGAGAAACGCTATCGGAAGAGTATATCAAAACCGCCTGGGCCAAGGGGCTTTCTCCTGCCAAGGTGATCTTGAAACATGCCCTGCGTAACGTGATGATTCCCGTAGTCACTATTGCCGGTCTTTCATTTGGCGAACTGATTGCCTTTTCCATTGTTACAGAGACTATCTTTCAATGGCCGGGGATGGGGAATCTGCTGCTGACCTCCATCTTTGAGACGGATCAGCCTATTATTGTAACCTATATCATGCTTGCGGCCTGTATAATTTTAACCATTAATATTCTGGTTGATCTGCTCTACGCCTTACTCAACCCGAGAATCCGCTATGAGTAG
- a CDS encoding ABC transporter substrate-binding protein — MKHRTLKTLAVLAAIVLPTSAMAKADLVIATDAPPKSMNPHAYSSDANLSYMSNFFDGLLQRKAPEGKLSPALAVKWQRVDALTWKFELRKGVKYSNGNDFNAADVKFTFERMKNPKYSKLLNIANSIASIETPDDYTVIFKTKKPVPWFAETMHQNFIVDKESSVNRDDGDYNTHPIGTGAYKLVEWVKGSYIRMEANENYWEGAPKYKTVEIRPITEESTRFAALAGKQVDIVNGVPVTLFDRVKSMKHIEVISQAARRAIYMGIGNKPNTPFADIRVRKAIAHAINEKEIIEKIMRGQATMANQIPDVPTVGYDPSIKRYDYDPVLARNLLAEAGYSDGFEITVAGPNDRYINDEKICEAVAKYLAKIGLKVKLDVKPKSIFFDELTGKKHSFYLIGWFDGSFDFGRSAEKLLHTPDKDKGMGTYNGAEYSNPDIDARIIASSSIIDRGEREKALQKINRMSVEDVAWIPLHYQQDIFAVVKGKGIKFTPRSDRWIVVKEIK; from the coding sequence ATGAAACACCGCACCTTGAAAACCCTGGCCGTACTGGCCGCAATTGTCCTGCCGACCAGTGCCATGGCAAAAGCTGACCTGGTTATTGCCACAGATGCGCCGCCCAAATCGATGAATCCCCATGCCTATTCATCGGATGCCAATTTGTCCTATATGTCCAATTTTTTTGACGGACTTCTCCAGAGAAAGGCTCCGGAGGGGAAACTCAGTCCGGCATTGGCTGTCAAATGGCAGCGTGTTGATGCGTTGACATGGAAATTTGAACTCCGTAAAGGGGTGAAATACAGTAACGGAAATGACTTCAATGCCGCAGACGTCAAGTTTACCTTTGAACGGATGAAGAACCCTAAGTATTCAAAACTGTTGAATATCGCAAACAGTATTGCTTCCATAGAAACACCGGATGACTACACGGTTATCTTCAAGACTAAAAAACCTGTTCCCTGGTTTGCTGAAACCATGCATCAGAACTTTATTGTCGATAAGGAATCATCGGTAAACAGGGATGATGGCGATTACAACACCCATCCCATCGGCACAGGGGCGTATAAACTGGTCGAGTGGGTGAAGGGATCATATATCCGCATGGAGGCCAACGAAAACTACTGGGAGGGTGCCCCGAAGTACAAAACAGTGGAGATTCGTCCTATAACCGAGGAATCCACCCGTTTTGCCGCCCTGGCCGGAAAACAGGTTGATATTGTTAACGGCGTCCCGGTCACCCTTTTTGATCGTGTCAAATCAATGAAACATATCGAGGTGATTTCCCAGGCTGCCAGAAGGGCAATCTACATGGGCATCGGCAATAAACCGAACACACCCTTTGCTGATATTCGTGTACGCAAGGCCATTGCCCACGCCATTAATGAAAAAGAGATCATAGAAAAGATCATGCGTGGACAGGCCACCATGGCCAATCAGATTCCTGATGTTCCCACTGTTGGGTATGATCCTTCCATCAAACGGTATGATTATGATCCGGTCCTGGCCAGGAACCTGTTGGCAGAAGCCGGATATAGTGATGGATTTGAAATTACCGTTGCGGGTCCCAATGACAGATATATTAATGACGAAAAAATCTGTGAGGCTGTGGCTAAATATCTGGCCAAGATCGGTCTTAAAGTCAAACTGGATGTGAAGCCCAAGTCCATTTTCTTTGATGAACTGACCGGGAAAAAACACAGTTTCTACCTGATCGGCTGGTTTGACGGTTCCTTTGATTTTGGTCGTTCTGCGGAAAAACTGCTCCATACTCCCGATAAGGACAAGGGAATGGGCACCTATAACGGGGCCGAGTATTCCAATCCTGATATTGATGCCAGAATTATTGCCTCTTCATCCATTATTGATCGTGGTGAAAGGGAAAAGGCCCTGCAGAAAATCAACAGGATGTCAGTGGAGGACGTTGCCTGGATTCCTCTCCATTATCAGCAGGATATCTTTGCCGTCGTCAAAGGTAAGGGGATTAAGTTTACTCCCCGTTCCGACCGCTGGATTGTTGTTAAGGAAATCAAGTAA
- a CDS encoding M20 family metallopeptidase, which produces MVEEQLKKEMANLLEELIRIPSTRTRPDEILRCSDFIERWLEENEIPFQRYTKNNVPSIVVLPPGKSSVKILLMAHFDVVEAENAALYTPRQENGRLYGRGAIDDKYGVALSLVLFRNHLKMLQENGKGVEDICFGLLFTGDEEVGGENGVGSVNEKINTDFFIALDGGNPKLIVTKEKGIVRLRLDAIGEAAHAARPWLGKNAFDILVEDYHEIKALFPEKRADHWHKTMVLTKCGAGNGSSNMVPGKAYALMDIRYTEHDDPEEIFSTIKNTVQSNVTLLEQAPLFYGGDSPYLYLLQKYSGGARLGFEHGASDARYFSEKKVPGVIWGADGEMSQHTEEEHIVLDSFHEMYDRLDRFLKEVARG; this is translated from the coding sequence GTGGTTGAAGAACAATTGAAAAAAGAGATGGCAAACCTGCTTGAAGAACTGATTCGAATTCCTTCAACCCGGACAAGACCGGATGAAATCCTTCGCTGCAGTGATTTTATTGAACGGTGGCTGGAAGAGAACGAGATACCCTTCCAGCGTTATACGAAAAACAATGTACCCTCGATTGTTGTTCTGCCACCCGGAAAATCTTCAGTAAAAATTCTACTGATGGCTCATTTTGATGTGGTTGAGGCTGAAAATGCTGCTCTCTATACGCCACGACAGGAAAATGGTCGACTGTACGGCAGAGGTGCCATTGATGATAAATATGGCGTTGCCCTCTCTCTGGTTCTGTTCAGGAATCACCTGAAAATGTTGCAGGAAAACGGAAAGGGAGTTGAAGATATTTGTTTTGGTCTGCTATTTACCGGTGACGAAGAGGTCGGTGGAGAAAATGGAGTCGGCAGCGTGAATGAGAAAATCAATACTGATTTTTTCATAGCCCTGGATGGAGGTAATCCAAAACTTATTGTCACCAAAGAAAAGGGCATAGTTCGTCTCCGGCTGGATGCCATCGGGGAGGCTGCTCATGCCGCCCGTCCCTGGCTGGGGAAAAATGCTTTTGATATTCTCGTTGAGGATTACCATGAAATCAAGGCTCTTTTTCCAGAAAAAAGAGCGGATCACTGGCATAAAACCATGGTGTTGACCAAATGCGGCGCAGGAAATGGTTCCAGTAATATGGTACCCGGGAAAGCGTATGCGTTGATGGACATACGGTATACGGAGCATGACGATCCGGAGGAAATCTTCAGTACCATTAAAAATACGGTTCAGAGCAATGTCACCCTCCTGGAACAGGCACCACTCTTTTATGGCGGAGATTCACCGTATCTCTATCTGCTGCAGAAATACTCGGGAGGTGCACGCCTCGGTTTTGAACATGGAGCCTCGGATGCCCGCTATTTTTCGGAAAAGAAAGTTCCGGGAGTAATCTGGGGAGCGGACGGGGAAATGTCTCAGCACACCGAAGAGGAGCATATTGTTCTTGATTCTTTCCATGAAATGTATGATCGCCTTGATCGTTTTCTGAAAGAAGTGGCAAGGGGGTGA
- a CDS encoding ABC transporter ATP-binding protein produces the protein MTEILKTEKLQVHFPIRKGITSRTVGYVYAVDGVSFHLEKGETLGIVGESGCGKTTAGMALVGLTPVTGGRVWFEGRDMAGMSRREMRVLRRKMQLIFQDPYSSLNPRMTVNRILSDPMDVHRIYGGKERRDRLAFLLETVGLSPEQGERYPHEFSGGQRQRIGIARALALDPTVIIGDEPVSALDVSIQAQIINLLMDLKKDFDLSLIIISHDLAVVEYLCDRILVMYLGKIIEEAPYASLYTNPKHPYTQALLSAAPVSDPLHRKNRILLEGDVPSPINPPSGCRFHTRCPRKMEICTEKEPVFYNMGDGHSVACHLFTP, from the coding sequence ATGACGGAAATACTGAAAACAGAAAAGTTGCAGGTCCACTTTCCTATCCGTAAAGGTATAACCTCGCGGACGGTGGGGTATGTGTATGCTGTTGATGGTGTCAGTTTTCACCTGGAAAAGGGTGAGACTCTCGGAATTGTCGGAGAGTCCGGTTGCGGCAAGACAACTGCTGGTATGGCCCTGGTCGGGCTGACTCCGGTAACCGGAGGCCGGGTCTGGTTTGAGGGCAGGGATATGGCGGGGATGAGCCGGAGGGAGATGCGGGTTCTGCGTCGCAAGATGCAGCTTATCTTCCAGGATCCCTATTCCTCTCTGAATCCGAGGATGACAGTAAACCGGATCCTGAGTGACCCCATGGATGTACACCGTATATATGGGGGAAAGGAGAGACGTGACCGGCTTGCCTTTCTTCTTGAAACCGTTGGGTTATCGCCTGAGCAGGGGGAACGTTATCCCCATGAATTTTCTGGAGGACAACGGCAGAGGATCGGTATTGCGAGGGCTCTGGCTCTTGATCCGACGGTGATTATCGGGGATGAACCGGTTTCTGCCCTCGATGTTTCCATCCAGGCGCAGATAATCAATCTGCTCATGGATCTGAAAAAAGATTTTGATCTTTCGCTTATAATTATTTCCCATGATCTGGCCGTGGTAGAGTATCTCTGCGACCGTATTCTGGTGATGTACCTGGGTAAGATCATAGAAGAAGCGCCTTATGCTTCACTTTATACAAACCCGAAACATCCCTATACACAGGCCCTTCTTTCAGCCGCACCGGTTTCTGATCCGCTGCATCGTAAGAACCGGATTCTCCTGGAAGGGGATGTGCCAAGTCCCATTAACCCACCCTCCGGGTGTCGTTTTCATACACGCTGCCCCCGGAAGATGGAGATATGCACGGAAAAAGAGCCGGTTTTTTACAATATGGGTGATGGTCACAGTGTTGCCTGTCACCTGTTTACACCATAA
- a CDS encoding ABC transporter ATP-binding protein, producing MTGSRLLDVKNLKTWFYTFEGVAKAVNGVSYTLNKGESLGIVGESGCGKSVTASSVMRIVPEPPGKIVGGKIFFHGEDLVQLSQKEMRRIRGNRIAMIFQEPMTSLNPVFTIGNQIAEMFILHRGMSKKDGLDAAVEMLDRVQIPAPEKRVGEYPHQLSGGMRQRAMIAMALACDPELLIADEPTTALDVTVQAQILDLMNRLKDELDTAIQMITHDLGVISEMADRIVVMYAGRVVEEAETVELFQNSLHPYTRGLLHSIPILGSRSRGEQKKLSEIKGIVPSLYGLPVGCAFRERCSRAMKICGEQEPPLYGVSGNHAVRCWLHQDH from the coding sequence ATGACAGGATCCCGTCTGCTTGACGTCAAAAATCTGAAAACATGGTTTTATACCTTTGAAGGCGTGGCCAAAGCGGTTAATGGTGTCTCTTACACACTGAACAAGGGTGAATCCCTGGGTATTGTCGGGGAGTCGGGTTGTGGCAAATCGGTCACAGCGTCGTCGGTCATGAGAATTGTGCCGGAGCCTCCGGGGAAAATTGTCGGCGGTAAAATCTTCTTTCATGGGGAAGATTTGGTGCAATTGAGTCAGAAGGAGATGCGTCGTATTCGTGGGAACCGTATTGCCATGATCTTTCAGGAGCCGATGACCTCTCTCAATCCTGTCTTCACCATCGGCAATCAGATCGCAGAGATGTTCATTCTCCACAGGGGCATGAGTAAGAAGGATGGACTGGATGCGGCAGTGGAGATGCTGGATCGGGTGCAGATACCGGCTCCGGAGAAAAGGGTGGGAGAATATCCTCACCAGCTTTCCGGGGGGATGCGGCAGCGGGCAATGATAGCCATGGCTCTGGCCTGTGACCCGGAGTTGCTCATAGCCGATGAACCGACAACGGCTCTGGATGTAACGGTTCAGGCCCAGATTCTCGATCTGATGAACAGGTTGAAGGATGAACTGGATACAGCCATACAGATGATTACCCATGATCTGGGTGTCATTTCGGAAATGGCGGATCGGATTGTGGTCATGTACGCGGGTCGGGTTGTGGAGGAGGCGGAAACAGTTGAATTGTTCCAAAACAGCTTGCACCCGTATACCAGGGGGTTGCTGCATTCCATACCGATTCTCGGCAGCCGCAGCAGGGGAGAACAGAAAAAGCTGAGTGAAATAAAAGGAATAGTTCCAAGTCTTTACGGTCTTCCTGTCGGTTGCGCATTCAGGGAACGGTGTTCCCGGGCCATGAAAATATGCGGTGAACAGGAACCACCGCTGTATGGTGTCAGTGGAAATCATGCTGTTCGCTGCTGGCTCCATCAAGACCATTGA
- a CDS encoding helix-turn-helix domain-containing protein, whose translation MRIFPQTLNRIIEGSGLNLHNISQASGVSDTYLSKLAKGKINRPGKDKITSILLALNFTISDINQILSNYDYQPLCREDIPDILKNNRARKITGGNLPQYDHIYFDLLLVVLEQIGVRKFWLKTGPVAFLCHENCI comes from the coding sequence ATGAGAATATTTCCGCAAACCCTCAACAGAATAATTGAAGGAAGTGGTCTCAACCTGCACAATATCAGCCAGGCTTCAGGGGTCTCCGACACTTACCTTTCAAAACTGGCCAAGGGAAAAATAAACAGACCCGGAAAAGATAAAATAACCTCAATTCTCCTGGCTCTCAACTTCACTATCTCTGATATCAACCAGATTCTCTCCAACTATGATTATCAACCGTTGTGCAGAGAAGATATCCCGGACATTCTCAAAAACAACAGGGCAAGAAAAATCACCGGAGGCAATCTTCCCCAGTATGACCATATCTATTTTGATCTTCTTCTGGTGGTACTTGAGCAAATCGGGGTACGAAAATTCTGGTTAAAAACAGGCCCAGTGGCGTTTTTATGCCACGAAAACTGTATTTAA